The following proteins are encoded in a genomic region of Sulfurovum indicum:
- a CDS encoding glycosyltransferase produces the protein MGKIKVAHIICDLLPGGGQKSTTDLIKSTEGKVENYLVLLENKRSYEVEGIKTFFICEDKKIYKKLDILGDYLLSLKLRKLLQELEIDIVVSHMEVTAKVLRFINIPKIYYMRVDITQELKVLEKNSFTRYKKREYLYKKIFDGQNLITISQDTEKNLLHFLSPKKIQTIYNPFDLENIPQLANEAANVPEEDYLIQIGSDIKRKRQDILLEAFSKIKDRNIKLLLLGTEENEEILNLIEKFNIQRNRIIFHPFTTNPYPFIKNAKILIMSSQREGLPRVIVESLALETPVVSTDCDTGPREILIGELKPYLAKVNDPDDLAEKIDLALERYPEITDRYIEKFDKREISENFLLYVKSIIANQPEQQ, from the coding sequence ATGGGAAAAATAAAAGTTGCACATATTATATGTGATCTGCTTCCGGGCGGAGGACAAAAAAGTACCACAGATCTTATTAAGAGTACAGAAGGCAAAGTTGAAAACTATCTTGTTTTATTAGAGAATAAAAGAAGTTATGAGGTAGAAGGTATTAAAACTTTTTTTATCTGCGAAGATAAAAAAATCTATAAAAAGCTGGATATACTCGGAGATTATTTATTATCATTAAAACTGCGAAAATTATTGCAGGAATTAGAAATTGATATTGTGGTATCCCATATGGAAGTAACGGCAAAAGTATTGAGGTTTATAAATATTCCTAAAATTTATTATATGAGAGTTGATATTACCCAGGAGCTAAAAGTACTCGAAAAGAACTCCTTTACAAGGTATAAAAAAAGAGAATACCTGTATAAGAAAATTTTTGATGGTCAAAACCTAATTACTATTTCGCAGGATACTGAAAAAAATCTGTTACATTTTTTATCTCCCAAAAAAATTCAAACTATCTATAACCCTTTTGATCTGGAAAATATTCCTCAATTGGCCAATGAAGCAGCGAATGTACCGGAGGAAGATTACCTCATACAAATAGGAAGCGATATAAAAAGAAAAAGACAGGATATCCTATTGGAAGCTTTTTCCAAAATAAAAGATAGGAATATCAAACTGTTGCTTCTGGGTACAGAGGAAAATGAAGAAATTCTGAATCTGATTGAAAAGTTCAATATTCAACGAAACAGAATTATTTTTCATCCGTTCACTACGAATCCTTATCCTTTTATCAAGAATGCAAAAATACTCATTATGAGTTCACAAAGAGAAGGTCTTCCCCGGGTCATTGTTGAAAGTCTGGCATTGGAAACACCGGTAGTCAGTACAGACTGTGATACGGGACCAAGAGAAATATTGATAGGTGAACTTAAACCGTATCTGGCAAAAGTTAATGACCCGGATGATCTGGCAGAAAAAATAGATCTGGCACTTGAGAGGTACCCGGAAATTACAGACAGATATATTGAAAAGTTTGATAAACGAGAGATATCCGAAAATTTTTTACTATATGTAAAATCAATAATAGCTAACCAACCGGAGCAACAATGA
- the cysC gene encoding adenylyl-sulfate kinase, protein MFRETNTRSIVKGISWRVVATTTTIIIVYIFFGRLDLAIAAGLIETVLKVVLYWGHEKIWHKIHWGKKKIEPFNLWFTGLPLSGKSTIADKVYKELEKLHIPIERIDSKDIRELVPNIGYSREDRNRHMLRIAHLIKTLQNNSISTVASFVSPYRESRKAIREMVKNNIVVYLKADIETCKRRDYKGVYEKALRGELENFSGINDVYEEPQHAEIVIDTDTVSADEAASQIVKYVRKHYVK, encoded by the coding sequence GTGTTCAGAGAAACAAATACCCGCTCTATTGTCAAAGGCATAAGCTGGAGGGTTGTAGCGACGACGACTACCATCATTATTGTCTATATCTTCTTCGGACGACTCGATCTTGCCATCGCTGCCGGGCTCATTGAGACTGTCCTGAAGGTCGTCCTCTACTGGGGGCATGAAAAGATCTGGCACAAGATCCATTGGGGGAAAAAGAAAATAGAACCCTTTAATCTCTGGTTTACCGGACTTCCTCTTTCGGGAAAGTCTACTATTGCTGACAAAGTCTATAAGGAGCTTGAAAAACTCCATATCCCCATAGAACGTATCGACTCCAAAGATATCAGAGAACTGGTACCCAACATAGGGTATAGCAGAGAGGACCGCAACCGCCATATGCTGCGTATCGCCCATCTGATCAAAACCCTGCAGAACAACTCTATTTCAACGGTTGCCTCTTTCGTTTCTCCCTACAGAGAATCACGCAAAGCCATCAGAGAGATGGTCAAGAACAATATCGTTGTCTATCTCAAGGCTGACATAGAGACCTGCAAACGCAGAGACTACAAAGGTGTCTATGAAAAAGCCCTCAGGGGTGAACTTGAGAACTTCTCAGGCATTAACGATGTCTATGAAGAGCCACAGCATGCCGAGATCGTGATCGATACGGACACCGTGAGTGCCGATGAGGCGGCCAGCCAGATTGTAAAATACGTGCGTAAACACTATGTCAAATAA
- the cysC gene encoding adenylyl-sulfate kinase, producing the protein MNENIVFHPHHVNKEERAAIKDQKPCILWFTGLSGSGKSTIANAVESVLHKRGKHTYLLDGDNIRMGLNKGLGFSDEDRIENIRRIGEVAKLFVDAGMIVLTAFISPFRNERDMVRSLVEKGEFIEVFIDTPLEVCEQRDPKGLYKKARQGEIQNFTGIDSPYEAPLKPEIAIKNDKISVEEVVRQIIDHLETKGYLYA; encoded by the coding sequence TTGAATGAAAATATTGTCTTCCACCCGCATCATGTCAATAAAGAAGAGCGTGCAGCAATCAAGGATCAAAAACCCTGTATCCTCTGGTTTACCGGTTTAAGCGGTTCAGGGAAGTCGACCATCGCCAATGCTGTCGAATCAGTGCTGCATAAACGCGGCAAACACACCTACCTGCTTGACGGAGACAATATCCGTATGGGACTGAACAAAGGACTTGGCTTCTCGGATGAGGACCGTATAGAGAATATCCGGCGTATCGGTGAGGTTGCAAAACTCTTTGTAGATGCGGGGATGATTGTGCTGACGGCATTCATCTCCCCGTTCCGAAATGAGCGCGATATGGTACGCAGCCTTGTAGAGAAAGGAGAGTTCATTGAAGTTTTTATCGATACTCCCCTGGAAGTATGTGAACAAAGAGACCCCAAAGGGCTTTACAAAAAAGCCCGTCAAGGAGAGATCCAAAACTTCACAGGCATAGACTCCCCTTACGAGGCTCCCCTAAAGCCGGAAATAGCTATTAAAAATGATAAAATATCTGTAGAAGAGGTCGTGCGACAAATCATAGACCATTTAGAAACCAAAGGATATCTGTATGCTTGA
- the cysQ gene encoding 3'(2'),5'-bisphosphate nucleotidase CysQ, translating to MLDKIDLNEVVVIAKKAGDAIMQIYEKDFRVAYKDDKSPLTEADIKSNEIICTALQEAYPDIPLLSEENKEVPYKVRKTWEYYWCIDPIDGTKEFIKKNGEFTVNIALIHKDTPVLGVVYAPALGDMYKAKKGSGAFKNEQKLPLKVNKTPEKTLRVVASKSHLSEETQTFIDALEAESIEQVSKGSSLKLCMVAEGVADIYPRLAPTMEWDTAAADAIVRESGKMTYQYYPSLQTQNREALRYNKKDLLNPMFLVKSHQLTVGNL from the coding sequence ATGCTTGATAAGATTGATCTGAACGAAGTCGTAGTCATTGCCAAAAAGGCAGGTGATGCTATCATGCAGATATATGAAAAAGACTTTCGTGTTGCGTATAAAGATGACAAATCTCCTCTCACAGAAGCAGACATAAAATCCAATGAGATCATCTGTACTGCACTGCAGGAGGCTTATCCTGATATCCCGTTGCTCTCAGAAGAGAACAAAGAAGTCCCCTATAAAGTTCGAAAAACGTGGGAGTACTATTGGTGTATCGATCCCATCGATGGAACCAAAGAGTTCATCAAGAAGAACGGAGAATTTACAGTCAACATCGCACTGATACATAAAGACACTCCTGTCCTTGGTGTGGTCTATGCCCCTGCACTTGGTGATATGTACAAAGCCAAAAAAGGCAGCGGTGCATTCAAGAATGAACAGAAATTACCACTAAAGGTCAACAAAACACCAGAAAAGACACTGAGAGTGGTGGCATCCAAATCCCACCTTTCTGAAGAAACGCAGACTTTTATAGATGCGCTTGAAGCAGAGTCCATAGAACAAGTCTCAAAGGGAAGTTCGCTCAAACTTTGTATGGTGGCTGAAGGTGTAGCAGACATTTACCCCAGATTGGCACCAACAATGGAGTGGGATACGGCTGCAGCTGATGCCATCGTCAGAGAAAGCGGAAAGATGACATACCAATACTATCCCAGCCTCCAAACACAAAACCGTGAGGCCCTTAGATATAATAAAAAGGATCTTTTAAATCCAATGTTTTTAGTAAAAAGCCATCAGTTAACTGTAGGAAATCTATGA
- a CDS encoding sulfotransferase family protein codes for MSTLNKDQKIENAIFIIGCDRSGTTFLGSLIGAHSQCIVTPESQFKTDCYSEEEQSFFNPQKTFQKIKETKRFKIWDADISFTDTEYDKIKNYPDLILKIVEKYNINKQHKKSVKFWVDHTPINVEYVDLLKSFYPNAKFLHIIRDGRGVAASFKNVTWGPKSMYDIANFWLTKLAYGFAYERKYPQDILSVRYEDILENTENTIKKITDFIGIDYEPNMLEANGLIVPTYTKHQHELVGQKADKSRIKAWAKTLSEREIELFEYKTRNMLHLLGYQTLFAKPGREKRHERITFVLTQKYKRFLNKWKKRLKL; via the coding sequence ATAAGTACATTAAACAAAGATCAAAAAATTGAAAATGCTATCTTTATTATAGGATGCGATAGAAGTGGAACAACTTTTCTCGGTTCTTTGATCGGTGCCCATTCCCAATGTATTGTTACTCCGGAAAGCCAATTTAAGACAGATTGTTATTCCGAAGAAGAGCAATCATTTTTTAATCCCCAAAAAACTTTTCAAAAGATTAAAGAAACAAAACGTTTTAAAATATGGGATGCTGATATTTCATTTACAGACACAGAGTATGATAAGATCAAAAACTACCCTGATCTAATATTAAAGATCGTAGAGAAATATAATATAAATAAACAACATAAAAAGTCAGTAAAATTCTGGGTCGATCACACTCCTATAAATGTAGAATATGTTGATCTTCTAAAAAGTTTTTATCCAAATGCAAAATTTTTACATATCATTAGAGATGGAAGAGGTGTTGCTGCTTCTTTTAAAAATGTTACGTGGGGACCTAAATCCATGTATGATATTGCCAATTTCTGGCTAACAAAACTGGCTTATGGCTTTGCATATGAACGTAAGTATCCACAAGACATCTTATCTGTTCGATATGAAGATATATTGGAAAATACTGAAAATACTATAAAAAAGATCACAGACTTCATCGGTATTGACTATGAACCAAATATGTTGGAAGCCAACGGGTTAATAGTACCAACTTACACAAAACATCAACATGAACTGGTTGGTCAAAAAGCGGACAAATCAAGAATAAAGGCATGGGCAAAAACATTGTCAGAAAGAGAAATCGAACTGTTTGAATACAAAACACGAAATATGTTGCACCTGCTTGGCTACCAGACCCTCTTTGCAAAACCAGGAAGAGAAAAGCGGCATGAGCGCATTACTTTTGTACTAACTCAAAAATATAAAAGATTCCTCAATAAATGGAAAAAACGTTTAAAACTATAA